CGTTCCCACGTGCGTGGAGTTACCACCCACTTGGTCGCGTGGATCAATGACGGCTACCTTTTTTCCCGATTTAGTCAGTTTCATAGCAGCAGCTTCACCAGCAGGACCTGCCCCTAATACCACCGCATCATATTCAAAATCATGCTGATCACTCTTTATACGCTGCGAGTCTTTGGTATAGCCTGACTTTATATCAATACGAGTATCATCTAATGGGTTAATTAAGTCAGGATGGTGCATGATATCTTCTGTGACTTGCTCATGAGTTTGTTCAATTTGTTCTTGTTTGTCCGCTTTTTTAGTATTTTCAGGAGTGGTTACTGGCGCACTACCGCTGTCTTTGTTAGACACTTCGGTATCTAGATCTTTACCAATATCATTGGTGGCGTCGTCTTTGCGTTTTTTTCCCATGATGTCCTCTTTATTTATTAAATTTTAATTTTTTATTAGATAACTAATATTTAATCACTTAGAGCTAATACTCTATCTTAACCGATTAGATTGATGCTTTATTTTAAGCCTCAATCTAATTCACAACTTTACGCTACCCTTTTATTAACCAATACGGCGCTTCAGACCTGTCATTTGCAATATGCGCGTGGCAATTTCCTCAACCGACATCTCCGAGACATCCAGACTTGGGATGCCCTGTGAGATATAAATAGCTTGTATGGCGCGTTGCTCTTGCTGAACTTGTTGATAGCTGGCATAACGACTGCCTGCGCGGCGCTCGTTACGAATACTGACCAAACGATCGGTGTCAATAATCAATCCAAATAGCTTGTCCTTATGCTCACGTAAAGCTTTTGGCAACTGGTTGTCATATAAATCATCTTCGGTCAGCGGATAGTTAGCCGCCCGAATACCAAACTGCAAAGCCAAGTATAACGAAGTTGGCGTTTTTCCTGAACGTGAAACCCCTATGAGGATAATATCCGCCATATTATAGTGACGGGTACGGGCGCCATCATCGTTATCTAAAGCAAAATGAACCGCATCGATACGTTCTTTATAAGTTTCAGAATCGACATTATCATGAGCATGTCCTGAATGACTATCCGCCTCTACCCCGATCTCCTCAGCAATACGACCAATCAAGCCTTCATACATATCCAAATTACAGCTCTCAGCAGAATTGATTTTTTCTCTTATCTCAGGGCTAACAATAGTATCAAATACTAAAGGCAGCAAACCATCACGCTGATGTGCCATATTGATCTGCGCTACTGCATCTTCTGCTCGCTCCAAGCTATCAACATAAGGCAAAACTTTAGTCTCAAAAGGCACCGAAGCAAACTGACTTAGTATAGAACGCCCTAAAGTCTCAGCCGTAATAGCCGTCCCATCAGAGATGAAAAATGCTGTTCTAATAGCTTGCGAATTATCCAGGCTTAGCGCATGACGATTTTGAATAGTAGGCTTATTTTGTTCAGGCGGATTGTTTGAGTACATAACTTAAAACCTCGGTGAGAAACTCGGCGGCAGCCTTGAGCGATTTGGTAATGCGATAACGCTTAAGCCGTACATTATACTCACAATACCCGCTGAAAAACAGCTGCGTCATAGAAATCCATACATAGTCCTACTCCTATTGATTGACTTCTGCTTATACTACTATTGCTACCCTCTTTATTATTCACAGTCAATTAAATACCAACTAGTGTTTATTAAAAACCACTTTCTATGATAGCTATTTGCCTTATGACTATTTATATCTTTTGTAGCTCTCTAAATCATTGCCTCAATAAGATAGATCTGTAGCTTAATAAAGGATATACCTCGTTTTATGTTAATATAGCGCTCGTAATAGTAGGGTCAGAAGAAAGCTTATATTATAGACACTGCAACGACTGCCTGAGCTAAATTTGGTATGGCTTTATCAGCAGGTGACAAACAAACTCTATAATTTGTATCTTTTTAATAAGTTTTTGACCTCACCCCTCGAAATTCTCTTCAGATAGCGGTATAATTTCGCATTATAATCCTTACTAAATAACCTTATTTTTTGGAGTTATCATGGCAGATCAATCTTCGGCCCTTGTAATTAATCTTGACCAGCTGGGAAAAAATGACATCGAGACCGTCGGTGGTAAGAATGCCTCACTTGGTGAGATGATCAGCCACTTGTCTGATTTAGGGGTCAGCGTCCCAGGTGGCTTTGCTACTACAGCAGATGCTTTCAACCGTTTTTTAACTGAAACGGGCTTATTAGACAAAATCAATGACGAGCTAGATAACTTAGACGTTAATGATGTTAATAAGTTAACCGCTACCGGTAAAAAAATCCGTGGTTGGATTATTGAACAAGATCTGCCAAGTGATCTTGAAAAATCAGTACGGGAAGCTTTTGAAGAAATGAGTGGCGGTGAAGACATTGCGGTAGCCGTACGCTCTTCTGCTACTGCTGAAGATTTGCCAGATGCCTCATTTGCCGGTCAGCAAGAAACTTATCTAAACATTCGTGGTATTGATAACGTTCTGATTGCTATTAAAGAAGTATTCTCTTCATTATACAACGACCGTGCTATCTCCTATCGTGTTCATAAAGGCTTTAAGCACGCAGGTGTTGCCCTATCAGCCGGTATTCAGCGCATGGTACGCTCAGAAACTGGCGCAGCTGGCGTGATGTTCACTCTAGATACTGAAAGTGGCTTTGATCAAGTGGTCTTTATCACATCAAGCTATGGTTTAGGTGAGATGGTAGTACAAGGGGCGGTAAACCCTGATGAATTCTACTTATCAAAGCAGTTGCTTGCTAATGGCAAACCCTCAGTCATTCGTCGTAACTTAGGTAGCAAACATAAAAAAATGATTTATGGCGATGAAGGCAGTACCGCTAAATCTGTCAAAATTGTTGATGTTGAAAAACAAGAACGTATGCAGTTCTCTCTAACCACAGACGAGCTGACCGAACTTGCTAAACAAGCGATGACTATCGAAAAGCATTACGGCCACGCGATGGATATCGAGTGGGCAAAAGACGGTGATAGCGGTGAAATCTTTATCGTTCAAGCCCGTCCTGAAACCGTTAAGAGCCGCCAAGACAGTAACGTTATGGAACGTTATGTCATTAATACAGGTGACGCCAAAGTCCT
This sequence is a window from Psychrobacter jeotgali. Protein-coding genes within it:
- the ppsR gene encoding posphoenolpyruvate synthetase regulatory kinase/phosphorylase PpsR, translated to MYSNNPPEQNKPTIQNRHALSLDNSQAIRTAFFISDGTAITAETLGRSILSQFASVPFETKVLPYVDSLERAEDAVAQINMAHQRDGLLPLVFDTIVSPEIREKINSAESCNLDMYEGLIGRIAEEIGVEADSHSGHAHDNVDSETYKERIDAVHFALDNDDGARTRHYNMADIILIGVSRSGKTPTSLYLALQFGIRAANYPLTEDDLYDNQLPKALREHKDKLFGLIIDTDRLVSIRNERRAGSRYASYQQVQQEQRAIQAIYISQGIPSLDVSEMSVEEIATRILQMTGLKRRIG